A region of Leishmania infantum JPCM5 genome chromosome 31 DNA encodes the following proteins:
- a CDS encoding putative serine/threonine protein phosphatase pp1(5.9) — MVGLSKVEVIIGKLLLNPAHNTAAPKRDANSPLSSFARQSRLKAFQAETAAAAAAGAPKADSANRTGHTRGRSSSSISDPREFATGEMTEEEVVYLVMESRKLFMSQPMLIEIEAPVNVCGDVHGQYHDLLRLFELGGYPPDSNYIFLGDYVDRGEQSLETVCLLLAYKLNFPNNFFLLRGNHESSSINRIYGFFDECKRRYSVKLWKLFTDTFNCMPVAGLIDGRILCMHGGLSPELHSLDQIRRILRPSDVPDSGLICDLLWSDPADDPIIGFGENDRGVSWTFGENVVENITQALDLDLICRAHQVAEEGYKFFAKRKLLTVFSAPNYCGEFNNYGAFLCVDENLMCSVKQLVPLFEVDDFE, encoded by the coding sequence ATGGTTGGGCTTTCGAAGGTAGAGGTCATTATCGGtaagctgctgctgaacccGGCCCACAACACGGCCGCACCGAAACGAGATGCAAATAGCCCTCTCTCGTCTTTTGCAAGGCAGTCGCGGCTGAAGGCCTTCCAGGCAgagacggcagctgcggctgcggctgggGCACCCAAGGCAGATTCGGCCAATCGCACCGGCCACACTCGAGGccgcagcagtagcagcatcTCCGACCCGCGGGAGTTCGCGACGGGGGAGATgacggaggaagaggtggtgTACCTCGTGATGGAGTCGCGAAAGTTATTCATGTCACAGCCGATGCTGATTGAGATAGAGGCCCCGGTGAACGTGTGCGGTGATGTGCACGGACAATATCAcgacctgctgcgcctcttcgaACTTGGCGGCTACCCGCCAGATAGTAACTACATCTTCCTCGGCGACTACGTTGACCGTGGCGAGCAGTCGCTAGAAACCGTTTGTCTGCTGCTCGCCTACAAGCTGAACTTCCCCAACAACTTTTTCCTTCTCCGTGGCAACCAtgagagcagcagcatcaatCGCATCTACGGCTTCTTCGACGAGTGCAAGCGCCGCTACAGCGTAAAGCTCTGGAAACTCTTTACTGACACCTTCAACTGCATGCCGGTGGCCGGTCTCATCGACGGACGCATTCTGTGCATGCACGGCGGCCTTAGTCCGGAGCTGCACAGCCTAGATCAAATCCGTCGCATTCTGCGGCCATCTGACGTGCCGGATAGCGGTCTCATCTGCGACCTGCTCTGGTCGGACCCCGCCGATGACCCGATCATCGGCTTTGGCGAGAACGACCGCGGCGTTTCATGGACCTTTGGCGAGAACGTGGTGGAGAACATCACTCAGGCGCTGGACCTGGACCTGATCTGCCGTGCGCACCAGGTCGCCGAAGAGGGCTACAAGTTCTTCGCGAAGCGAAAACTCCTGACCGTTTTCTCGGCTCCCAACTACTGTGGCGAGTTCAACAACTACGGGGCCTTCCTGTGCGTCGATGAAAACCTCATGTGCAGCGTAAAGCAGCTCGTGCCGCTCTTCGAGGTGGACGACTTCGAGtga